In Chryseobacterium gleum, a single genomic region encodes these proteins:
- a CDS encoding ABC-F family ATP-binding cassette domain-containing protein, with product MLSVQSLGLHHSGNYLFQNVNFTIKKDDKVGLVGKNGAGKSTLLKMLSGEINFYEGEVVTEGSITIGFLKQDLDFVKGRTVWDETMQAFEQINAWKNELEEVNHQMAVRTDYESDSYTDLINKMTELNDLLMNHDAYNLEGDMEKVLFGLGFKADDFQKITDEFSGGWRMRIELAKLLLQKNDIMLLDEPTNHLDMESIIWLENFLKDYPGAIVLVSHDKQFMTAVCNRTFDINNKKVDDYKANYSKYLIMREDRREKLIQAKKNQDAEIKQMEDNINKFRASATKASFAQSLIKKLDKIERIEVDNEDVSKFNIRFVQSMVPGKVIFEAVNLGKAYGNKQIFDNVDFIVQRGDRIALLGQNGQGKTTLAKILAGDIKDYSGTWNLGHNVNIGYFAQNQEEVLTPNKTVLEEAEDAATEETRPRVRDLLGSFLFQGDAVTKKTKVLSGGERNRLALCKLLLRPFNTLIMDEPTNHLDIQSKEIIKLALQNFEGTLIVISHDREFLQGLCDKIYEFRDGKMKEFLGDINEYLEYRQKETIREISAEKAKLHNEVKEEPKKVEEKPVVVSQSSNIVSKEQKNIQNKIKKVEERISELEAKIEAMEASFAKENPSDETLEQYNKAKEDLDTALQEWEYLGTQLD from the coding sequence ATGCTTTCGGTTCAGAGTTTAGGATTACATCATTCAGGAAATTATTTATTTCAAAATGTCAATTTCACCATTAAAAAGGATGATAAAGTAGGTCTGGTAGGTAAAAATGGAGCAGGGAAATCCACTTTATTGAAAATGCTTTCCGGAGAAATTAATTTCTATGAAGGAGAAGTGGTGACAGAAGGAAGTATTACCATTGGTTTCCTGAAGCAGGATCTTGACTTCGTAAAAGGGAGAACGGTTTGGGATGAAACCATGCAGGCTTTTGAACAGATTAATGCCTGGAAAAACGAGCTTGAAGAAGTCAACCACCAGATGGCAGTCAGAACAGACTACGAAAGTGATTCTTATACGGACCTGATTAATAAAATGACAGAGCTGAATGATCTTTTGATGAACCATGATGCCTACAATCTTGAAGGTGATATGGAAAAAGTATTGTTTGGTTTAGGATTTAAAGCAGATGATTTCCAAAAGATTACCGATGAATTTTCCGGAGGATGGAGAATGAGAATTGAACTGGCAAAATTGCTGCTTCAGAAGAATGATATCATGCTTCTCGATGAGCCTACCAACCACCTCGATATGGAATCCATCATCTGGCTTGAAAACTTCCTTAAAGACTATCCGGGAGCTATTGTTCTGGTAAGTCACGATAAGCAGTTTATGACAGCGGTTTGTAACCGTACTTTCGATATCAACAATAAAAAGGTTGACGATTATAAAGCCAACTATTCCAAATATCTCATCATGAGAGAAGACCGCCGTGAGAAACTGATTCAGGCTAAAAAGAATCAGGACGCGGAGATCAAGCAGATGGAAGACAATATCAATAAGTTCCGTGCAAGTGCTACAAAAGCTTCTTTCGCACAATCACTTATTAAAAAGCTGGATAAAATAGAACGTATTGAAGTTGATAATGAAGACGTTTCAAAATTCAATATCCGTTTCGTACAGTCTATGGTTCCGGGAAAAGTAATTTTCGAAGCGGTAAACCTTGGTAAGGCTTACGGTAACAAACAGATTTTTGATAATGTAGATTTCATCGTTCAGAGAGGAGATAGAATTGCCCTTTTAGGACAGAACGGACAGGGAAAAACTACACTGGCTAAAATTCTGGCTGGAGATATTAAAGATTATTCAGGAACCTGGAATCTTGGGCACAATGTTAATATCGGATACTTCGCACAGAATCAGGAAGAGGTATTAACACCTAATAAAACGGTTCTGGAAGAAGCTGAAGATGCAGCAACGGAAGAAACAAGACCGAGAGTAAGAGATTTATTAGGATCTTTCTTATTCCAGGGAGATGCCGTTACCAAGAAAACAAAAGTACTTTCCGGAGGAGAGAGAAACCGTCTGGCACTTTGTAAGCTGTTGCTTCGTCCTTTCAATACACTGATCATGGACGAACCTACCAACCACCTTGATATCCAGTCTAAGGAAATCATCAAGCTGGCATTGCAGAACTTTGAAGGAACACTTATTGTGATTTCGCACGACAGGGAATTCCTGCAGGGACTTTGTGATAAGATCTACGAGTTCCGTGACGGGAAAATGAAAGAATTCCTTGGAGATATCAACGAATATCTTGAGTACAGACAAAAGGAAACCATCAGGGAGATTTCTGCAGAAAAAGCCAAACTTCATAATGAAGTGAAGGAAGAACCTAAGAAAGTTGAGGAAAAACCTGTTGTAGTTAGCCAGAGTTCAAATATTGTCAGCAAGGAACAGAAAAATATTCAGAATAAAATCAAGAAAGTAGAAGAAAGAATTTCTGAGCTTGAAGCCAAAATTGAAGCGATGGAAGCTTCTTTTGCCAAAGAAAATCCTTCAGACGAAACCCTGGAGCAGTATAATAAAGCTAAGGAAGACTTAGATACAGCATTGCAGGAGTGGGAATACTTAGGAACCCAACTGGATTAA
- a CDS encoding TonB-dependent receptor, whose amino-acid sequence MKLIYCLLLIFCGSVFTSAQKTYTVEGTVQDFHDKTLLENAVIKIGNFTAKTNKKGKFSFDKIPAGKYTLIAQHPDCNDYTENIGVDRDVQLVITLEHHVKDIETVTIHGSHKNNGSLVVKTIDKAMISRNVTENLGNLLTNISGVNVLKTGNNIAKPIIHGLYGSRVSILNDGVKLAEQEWGVEHAPNVDVNNFEHIDVIKGASALKYGAGAVGGVVVLQPQVLPKKDTIMGNVSLSGISNGRGADLNVKLAKTWENGWAIKTNGSYKKLGDLEAPNYGLMNTGIESSGFNFGVQKMTFEKGFSFDYYLTKSTVGILRSSHVGNSEDLRNALTSAQPIYQRDFSYDIDNPRQEIEHHIAKVSAYKRFENFGKITATYSFQYNHRKEYDIRRTEALSKKPALDLELITNDLNVNHLIERGNWNLETGINAGYQNNYSNTQTEARRLVPNYDRYYAGIYSVLKYKIAPELDFELGGRYDYDRYEVTKWYDLSDWNKTYAADYSDFVVRINQNRILTKPSLSYNNISLNGGVVYHPSEYFDLKFNYARVSRSPNIAELFADGLHHSAAIIERGDMRMKSETGNQFNLVADVKANVLKGLNISINPYFFYTQNFINQIPTGYQNTQWGGAFVVYNYQQINAKMYGLDIDAQLKVTDNLTYKGSGSYVYGQDTTHDVPLILMMPPNFNNSLEFNKKEWKGFYFTISNNTYLKQTRFPVYNVPIRLFDSDGNPYNEEVDISTPPSGYSLWNLQTGVNLSKNFGIDFSVRNVFDKSYRDYLNRLRFFSNEMGRNFILTLKYQF is encoded by the coding sequence ATGAAATTGATATATTGCCTGCTGCTGATCTTTTGCGGATCAGTATTTACAAGCGCACAAAAAACCTATACTGTAGAGGGAACCGTTCAGGATTTCCATGATAAAACATTGCTGGAAAATGCAGTGATCAAAATCGGGAACTTTACAGCCAAAACAAATAAGAAAGGTAAATTTTCTTTTGACAAAATTCCAGCAGGAAAGTATACACTCATTGCACAACATCCTGATTGCAATGATTATACTGAAAATATAGGAGTTGATCGGGATGTTCAGCTGGTGATTACACTGGAACACCATGTCAAAGATATTGAAACCGTTACCATCCATGGAAGCCATAAAAATAATGGTTCGTTGGTAGTGAAGACTATTGATAAGGCAATGATTTCAAGAAATGTTACCGAAAATTTAGGGAATTTATTAACAAATATTTCGGGTGTTAATGTTCTTAAAACGGGAAATAATATTGCTAAACCTATTATCCATGGCCTTTATGGAAGCAGGGTTTCCATTCTTAATGATGGAGTGAAACTTGCTGAACAGGAATGGGGAGTAGAGCATGCACCCAATGTGGATGTTAATAATTTCGAACATATTGATGTCATTAAAGGTGCATCAGCTTTGAAATATGGGGCTGGCGCTGTAGGTGGAGTAGTCGTTTTACAACCGCAGGTTCTGCCTAAAAAGGATACAATCATGGGGAACGTTTCTCTTTCCGGAATTTCAAACGGAAGAGGAGCTGATCTTAATGTGAAACTAGCAAAAACCTGGGAGAATGGCTGGGCCATCAAAACCAATGGGAGCTATAAAAAGCTGGGAGATCTTGAAGCTCCGAATTATGGTTTGATGAATACCGGGATTGAGAGTTCAGGATTTAACTTTGGAGTTCAGAAAATGACTTTTGAAAAAGGTTTTTCATTTGATTATTATCTAACCAAAAGCACAGTAGGAATTCTTAGAAGTTCCCATGTAGGGAACTCAGAAGATCTTCGCAATGCTCTTACATCAGCACAACCAATCTATCAGAGAGATTTTAGTTATGATATTGATAACCCTAGACAGGAAATCGAGCATCATATTGCCAAAGTTTCTGCCTATAAAAGGTTTGAAAATTTTGGAAAAATCACAGCTACTTACAGTTTTCAATACAATCATAGAAAAGAATATGATATAAGACGTACAGAAGCTTTGAGCAAAAAACCGGCATTGGATCTTGAACTGATCACCAATGATCTCAATGTGAATCACCTGATAGAAAGAGGAAATTGGAATCTTGAAACAGGGATTAATGCTGGTTATCAAAATAACTATTCCAATACTCAGACTGAAGCAAGACGTCTTGTCCCGAACTATGACAGATATTATGCAGGAATTTATTCCGTATTGAAATATAAAATCGCACCTGAGCTGGATTTTGAACTTGGAGGCAGATACGACTATGATCGCTATGAAGTAACAAAATGGTATGATCTGAGTGACTGGAACAAAACCTATGCTGCAGACTATTCAGATTTTGTAGTAAGAATTAACCAAAACAGAATTCTTACCAAACCATCTTTAAGCTATAATAACATTTCGCTAAACGGAGGAGTTGTTTATCACCCTTCAGAATATTTTGATCTGAAATTTAATTATGCAAGAGTCTCAAGGTCTCCTAATATCGCAGAACTTTTTGCAGATGGGCTTCACCATTCTGCTGCCATTATTGAAAGAGGAGATATGAGAATGAAAAGCGAAACAGGAAATCAGTTTAATCTGGTCGCAGATGTTAAAGCAAATGTCTTAAAAGGATTAAATATTTCTATAAACCCTTATTTCTTTTATACTCAGAATTTCATCAACCAGATTCCTACGGGATATCAGAATACACAGTGGGGCGGAGCTTTTGTAGTATATAACTATCAACAGATTAATGCAAAAATGTATGGGCTGGATATTGATGCACAGCTTAAGGTTACAGATAATCTGACTTACAAAGGAAGTGGTTCCTATGTTTACGGGCAAGATACAACCCATGATGTACCACTTATTTTAATGATGCCTCCTAATTTTAATAATTCATTGGAATTCAATAAGAAAGAATGGAAAGGCTTCTATTTTACAATAAGTAACAATACCTATCTGAAACAGACAAGATTTCCTGTTTATAACGTTCCGATCAGATTATTCGATTCGGACGGAAATCCTTACAATGAAGAAGTGGACATCTCTACACCTCCAAGTGGATATTCCCTTTGGAACCTTCAGACAGGGGTAAACCTGTCTAAAAATTTCGGAATTGATTTTTCAGTTCGGAATGTATTCGATAAGTCTTACAGAGACTATCTGAACAGACTTCGTTTCTTTTCCAACGAAATGGGAAGAAACTTTATTTTAACTCTTAAATATCAATTTTAA
- a CDS encoding T6SS phospholipase effector Tle1-like catalytic domain-containing protein, with the protein MSGSRVISVGIFFDGTGNNGANILSADKPLNNNESYYGTFTNIYKLYSLFVGDEKIYIEGIGTVTGNEDNNFAIATCANPPYGNGYSSDDKLQKAGDFVQNIVKNEAAEYHFYLYGFGRGGMLARTFGNQLLTDYATENCRIKFLGAFDTVESKPFNTYNMSIADRVENALHICAVNESRFFFPLTGFFENSKAMQDQKSQTRSSVWKEIFVPGDHADVGGGYLEGPQSVYISTEFINTDDLHRYISEIRNTKTDTDGNKIWNALLSGYEVETVNGLSKAYVCRDRVYNELSKIYGKLMMDETNTISAVFSAGNEAYFGTDYNRHSFLDRFYIKMKEYIKDLSVNKKPVYDFGKFADYIHISSNFGLYSDNFRYRTQREINIELINNGLNVSSSTSVDQTSCTRLSAELHLPEDSFVADFLYGTSVPNNDIWIRSILKAPEKIAFSEINK; encoded by the coding sequence ATGAGTGGCAGCAGAGTGATTTCCGTCGGGATTTTCTTTGACGGTACAGGAAACAATGGGGCAAATATTCTTTCAGCGGATAAACCGCTGAATAATAATGAAAGCTATTATGGAACCTTCACCAATATCTATAAATTATACAGTTTATTCGTTGGAGATGAAAAAATATATATTGAAGGAATTGGTACCGTAACAGGTAATGAAGATAATAATTTTGCAATAGCAACCTGCGCAAATCCACCTTATGGAAACGGGTATTCTTCAGATGATAAACTTCAGAAAGCCGGGGATTTTGTACAAAATATAGTTAAGAACGAGGCTGCGGAATATCACTTTTACTTATACGGATTCGGGAGAGGAGGAATGCTGGCCAGAACCTTTGGCAATCAGCTTTTGACTGATTATGCAACGGAAAATTGCAGAATAAAATTTTTAGGTGCTTTTGATACCGTAGAGTCCAAACCTTTTAATACGTATAATATGAGTATTGCGGACCGTGTAGAAAATGCTTTGCACATCTGTGCGGTCAATGAGAGCAGGTTTTTCTTTCCGCTTACCGGTTTCTTTGAAAACTCAAAAGCGATGCAGGATCAGAAATCACAAACCAGGTCATCTGTTTGGAAAGAAATCTTTGTGCCTGGAGACCATGCTGATGTAGGAGGTGGATATCTGGAAGGGCCGCAATCTGTATATATTTCCACAGAGTTTATCAATACCGATGATCTGCATAGGTATATTTCAGAAATAAGAAATACAAAAACGGATACGGATGGAAATAAAATATGGAATGCATTGCTATCAGGATATGAAGTTGAGACAGTCAACGGACTTTCAAAAGCTTATGTTTGCCGAGATAGAGTGTATAATGAGCTGTCAAAAATTTATGGAAAGCTGATGATGGATGAAACCAATACAATATCAGCTGTGTTTAGTGCCGGGAATGAAGCTTATTTCGGAACAGACTATAACAGGCATTCTTTTCTCGATCGGTTTTATATCAAAATGAAAGAATATATCAAAGATCTGTCTGTAAACAAAAAGCCGGTTTATGATTTTGGAAAATTTGCGGATTATATCCATATTTCATCAAACTTTGGATTATACAGTGACAATTTTCGGTATAGAACTCAACGTGAAATTAATATTGAGCTGATCAATAACGGATTAAACGTTTCAAGCAGTACCTCTGTTGATCAGACGAGCTGTACGAGACTTTCTGCAGAACTCCACCTGCCGGAAGACAGTTTTGTAGCAGACTTTCTCTATGGAACCAGTGTCCCGAATAATGATATCTGGATCCGTTCCATTTTAAAAGCACCGGAAAAGATCGCATTCAGTGAAATAAATAAGTAG
- a CDS encoding response regulator transcription factor yields the protein MSSQIKVALIDDEQLILEGVKMLLSNEKNISVSLTADNGPDFIEDLGKLSKDDFPDIALIDVQMKPMNGFELVEILKEKYPDLKIIILSSHYKTSILGYMVKLGVSAFLPKNSNKKTFIEAITMVDKNGVFFTAEDHQMLFTYMNSSAKKKSLFETEDELSEREKDVVKLICQELTNNEIGEKLFISPRTVESHRQRILEKIGAKNTVGIVIYAIVNNIYSLEKI from the coding sequence ATGAGTTCCCAAATCAAAGTAGCACTGATTGATGATGAACAGCTGATCCTCGAAGGAGTAAAAATGTTGCTGTCCAATGAAAAAAACATATCGGTAAGTCTTACCGCTGATAATGGCCCCGATTTTATAGAGGACCTCGGAAAACTTTCAAAAGATGATTTTCCTGATATTGCCCTTATAGACGTTCAGATGAAACCTATGAACGGTTTTGAGCTGGTAGAAATCCTTAAAGAAAAATATCCGGACCTTAAAATTATTATCCTGTCTTCCCATTACAAAACCTCTATTCTGGGCTATATGGTCAAGCTGGGGGTGTCCGCATTTCTTCCCAAAAACTCAAATAAAAAAACTTTTATTGAAGCCATCACAATGGTGGATAAAAACGGGGTTTTCTTTACTGCTGAAGACCATCAGATGCTGTTCACCTATATGAACAGTTCAGCCAAAAAAAAATCCCTTTTTGAAACAGAAGATGAACTTTCCGAAAGAGAAAAAGATGTTGTAAAGCTGATCTGCCAAGAATTGACCAATAACGAAATCGGAGAAAAACTGTTCATCAGTCCAAGAACTGTGGAAAGTCACAGGCAGCGTATTCTGGAAAAGATAGGCGCTAAAAATACAGTAGGAATAGTCATCTATGCCATTGTCAACAATATTTACTCACTTGAAAAAATATAA